The Psychroflexus sp. ALD_RP9 region TGATCAAGTTGAAATTCTAATGAACTTAAATTTTGCTCAATTCGTTTTGGTGTTACCGATTTTGGGATGGTGATACAAGCTCGAGATACGTGAAAATTAATAAGTACTTGTGCTGCTGTTACATTATGTTTTTCGGCAATTGTATTCACAACTGGATTATCTAATAAGGTAGGTTCATTATTAGCTTTCATTTCTGGGGTTCGATCTTGACTACCTAAAGGTGAATAAGCTGTAATTAAAATATTATGCTTCTCACAATATTTCAACATTTCATCTTGTTGCAAATAAGGATGTAATTCAATTTGATTCATTTCAGGTGATGTATTGGACTTTTTAATTAAATCCTCTAACTTTTTAATACTGAAATTTGATACGCCAACATGTTTTATTAAGCCTTGATTTTTAGCTTCAACCATTGCTTCCCAAGTCTCAATTAGTGGTACTTCATCTAGTGATAAATAGTCGTTATCATCTTCTGGAAAACCCGTAAGTCCAGATTTAAAAGCAACTGGCCAATGCATTAAGTATAAATCTAAGTAATCTAATTGAAGATCACTTAAAGTTTGTTTCAATGCGGGTATAACATCTTCTTTTCTATGAGCATTATTCCATAATTTTGATGTTATAAATAGGTCATCTCGTTTAATATCTGAATTTTTAAATACATCAGTTAAAGCTTCACCTATTTCGGCTTCATTACCATAAATAGCAGCACAATCTATGTGGGTATAACCTGATTTTAAAGCGTGTTTTATAGCTTCTCCAACTTTATTTTCTTCAGACTTCCAAGTCCCTAAACCGACTTGACAAATTTTATCACCATTATTAAATTCTAGATATGACATAAATATTTTTTAAATAAAAATAAGCCTTGAGAAAGGCTTATAAAAACTTAGACAGAAGTTTAAATAAATTTTAACCTCTAAAAAGCAAAACTTACACCAGCAGTAATATTATGTTGATTGGCGTTTATGCTTACTGGACTTTCTAAACCAGATCTTATAACCTGTTCACGTCGATCTTGTTGCGTATTAACATAAGAAATATCAAATCGCGTGTTACCTAAAGCGTAACCTAAACCAAAAGTAAATCTATTAATATCGGTAGCAATAACTTCAGATGAAAACGGACTCTCATGATAGTTATAACCAGCACGAAGACTAATGTTTTTGATACGGTATTCGCCACCAAAGTTTAATTCAGTTGCGGTTTGCATTAGTGTAGAAATTTCTTCATTTGCTTGTTGAAATCCATTTGAATTAAATTTCATATTGGTATAATTTCGGCTTGTAAAATCAGCACTTATCAATAA contains the following coding sequences:
- a CDS encoding aldo/keto reductase, producing the protein MSYLEFNNGDKICQVGLGTWKSEENKVGEAIKHALKSGYTHIDCAAIYGNEAEIGEALTDVFKNSDIKRDDLFITSKLWNNAHRKEDVIPALKQTLSDLQLDYLDLYLMHWPVAFKSGLTGFPEDDNDYLSLDEVPLIETWEAMVEAKNQGLIKHVGVSNFSIKKLEDLIKKSNTSPEMNQIELHPYLQQDEMLKYCEKHNILITAYSPLGSQDRTPEMKANNEPTLLDNPVVNTIAEKHNVTAAQVLINFHVSRACITIPKSVTPKRIEQNLSSLEFQLDQSDLNQLKELDKHYRYVNGKFFETSDGKYHNIYDE